One window from the genome of Acanthochromis polyacanthus isolate Apoly-LR-REF ecotype Palm Island chromosome 21, KAUST_Apoly_ChrSc, whole genome shotgun sequence encodes:
- the ankrd54 gene encoding LOW QUALITY PROTEIN: ankyrin repeat domain-containing protein 54 (The sequence of the model RefSeq protein was modified relative to this genomic sequence to represent the inferred CDS: inserted 1 base in 1 codon): protein MDGWSFVVASDNDRSSSEGEYMVEQGAEDEAREAADGEQRRNAEGMDDVGAAAVGFGISGIGXGKVVLGRVGQRDDQELRYLHLLWEPGRGELGAAGMASKLGKMTGSRARRHHRAVRNMGPVGKDIYAVKRLREAANSNDIDTVRKLLQDDIDPCAADDKGRTALHFSSCNGNESIVQLLLSHGADPNQRDSLGNTPLHLAACTNHVPVITTLLRGGARVDALDRAGRTPLHLARSKLNILQEGDSRSLETLRGEVTQIIQMLREYLNLMGQSEAKERLEHISTQLQHTRTKEQVDEVTDLLASFTSLSLQKQNLGDT from the exons ATGGACGGGTGGAGCTTCGTCGTTGCCTCGGATAATGACCGCTCCAGCTCCGAGGGGGAGTACATGGTGGAGCAGGGAGCCGAAGACGAAGCCCGGGAGGCGGCGGACGGAGAGCAGCGGCGGAACGCGGAGGGGATGGACGACGTGGGTGCCGCCGCCGTCGGGTTCGGGATAAGCGGGATAG AGGGGAAGGTGGTGCTGGGTCGAGTCGGGCAAAGAGACGACCAAGAACTCAGGTACCTGCACTTGTTGTGGGAGCCCGGACGAGGAGAGCTCGGGGCGGCTGGCATGGCGAGCAAGCTGGGGAAGATGACAGGTAGCCGGGCCAGGCGACACCACCGAGCCGTGAGGAACATGGGTCCTGTCGGTAAAGACATTTACG CTGTGAAAAGACTGAGAGAAGCGGCGAATAGCAATGACATTGACACAG TGCGTAAACTCCTTCAAGACGACATCGACCCCTGTGCAGCAGACGACAAGGGAAGGACAGCTCTTCATTTCTCCTCCTGCAATGGAAACGAGAGCATTG TGCAGTTGCTGCTGAGCCATGGTGCCGACCCCAATCAGAGAGACAGTCTGGGAAATACCCCCCTCCATCTGG CGGCCTGTACCAACCATGTGCCTGTAATCACCACTTTGCTGAGAGGAG GAGCCCGTGTGGACGCCCTCGACCGAGCAGGCAGGACCCCGCTGCACCTCGCACGCTCCAAGCTAAACATTCTGCAGGAGGGAGATTCACGCAGTTTAGAAACCCTAAGAGGGGAAGTCACACAG ATTATTCAGATGCTGAGGGAGTACCTGAACTTAATGGGCCAGAGTGAAGCTAAAGAGAGGCTGGAGCACATTTCAACTCAGCTGCAGCACACACGGACCAAAGAGCAG GTGGATGAGGTCACTGATTTATTGGCCAGTTTTACATCACTCAGTCTACAGAAACAGAATCTGGGTGATACGTAG
- the hmgxb4a gene encoding HMG domain-containing protein 4a isoform X1, protein MTSRRVYEEETMAFEEIKGKGGLDVGMEGERGLVAGRSQREKRRSYKDLLREEEEIAAQVRKSSKKRPKDAELFMLGGDSHKKKKKHSDDYYYREHDGSGPPPHKKKHKSADRSPTLSSPSSSHPTDTAMGLLQAITSPLATGSDPSPHLHKKPSYPSFSSHSLKDRKRESSGGGSSGSKGSHSFSNSRPMSSSSSSSKKHSSSSSKSSLFHGGAPKEEPLTLREADGLKMKLIMSPEKEEGESFPFTPHSSKGGVKKEKDRERTQLSKSPKKKLQQQSREPLPVVGKEVEVEGHYGGGMGDESSSSGGELEAGELVIDDSYTHLSKKKKKSKKSKKKKDKEKDRDKDKSSKDKKHSKGFGDSSRSHSHSHPTVTHSAVGPMYAMGTPIPPHHHQGNDGVTEKKKKKEDKDRDKHEKDKDKPKKKNTTAYQVFCKEYRVNINAEQPGLVFGELSKKLAEVWKAMPEKDKLVWRQKAQYLQHKQNKAEATTVKHKTSSESKSKVVGTAAGMVSPNRTPGTLSLSPARIPDVDPIDAAAHLQLLGESLSLIGHRLQETEGMVAVSGSLSVLLDSILCALGPLTCLTAQIPQLNGCPRNVLSNTLDNIAYIMPGL, encoded by the exons ATGACAAGTAGACGTGTATACGAAGAAGAAACCATGGCTTTTGAGGAGATCAAGGGTAAAGGAGGACTTG ACGTGGGGATGGAGGGAGAAAGGGGCCTTGTGGCCGGTCGTAgccagagagagaagaggaggtcATACAAGGATCTGttaagggaggaggaggagattgCTGCCCAGGTACGGAAGTCTTCCAAGAAGCGTCCAAAA GACGCAGAACTTTTTATGCTGGGAGGAGACtcacacaaaaagaagaagaagcataGTGATGACTACTATTACAGAG AGCACGATGGTTCAGGCCCACCTCCCCATAAAAAGAAGCACAAGTCTGCAGACCGCTCCCCGACTCTTTCTTCTCCCTCATCCTCCCACCCAACAGATACAGCGATGGGCCTCCTGCAAGCTATCACCTCTCCCCTGGCCACAGGTTCGGACCCCAGCCCTCACTTGCACAAGAAACCCTCCTACCCCTCCTTCTCCTCGCACTCTTTGAAGGACCGGAAACGCGAGAGCAGCGGTGGTGGCAGCAGCGGATCCAAAGGGAGCCACTCCTTCTCAAACTCCCGCCCCATGTCGTCATCGTCATCTTCTTCCAAGAAacactcctcctcttcctccaaaTCCTCTCTGTTTCACGGCGGGGCTCCCAAAGAAGAACCGCTGACGTTACGGGAGGCAGACGGGCTGAAGATGAAGCTCATCATGTCGCcagagaaggaggaaggagagagctTCCCATTCACGCCACACTCATCCAAAGGAGGTGTGAAGAAGGAAAAGGACAGAGAGCGGACACAGCTGTCAAAGTCACCAaagaagaagctgcagcagcaaagtAGAGAGCCACTGCCTGTAGTGGGGAAAGAGGTGGAGGTGGAAG gACATTATGGAGGTGGCATGGGAGATGAAAGCTCCTCATCTGGGGGAGAACTGGAGGCAGGTGAACTGGTTATAGACGATTCATATACGCActtgtcaaaaaagaaaaagaagagcaagaaaagcaaaaagaaaaaggacaaagagaaagacagagacaagGATAAAAGTTCAAAGGACAAGAAACACAGCAAAGGATTCGGAG acTCATCAAGAAGCCACAGTCACTCCCATCCCACTGTCACTCACAGTGCCGTTGGCCCAATGTACGCCATGGGCACGCCCATTCCTCCACACCACCACCAAGGCAACGACGGAgtgacagagaagaagaagaagaaagaagataaAGATCGGGATAAGCACGAGAAGGATAAAGATAAG CCCAAGAAGAAGAACACAACAGCATATCAGGTGTTTTGTAAGGAGTACAGGGTCAACATAAATGCAGAACAGCCGGGACTCG TGTTTGGTGAGCTGAGCAAAAAGTTGGCAGAGGTGTGGAAGGCCATGCCAGAGAAAGACAAACTA GTTTGGAGGCAGAAAGCTCAATatctgcagcacaaacagaacaaagcTGAGGCCACCACAGTCAAACACAAGACCTCCAGCGAGAGCAAAAGCAAAG ttgtaGGAACAGCAGCAGGGATGGTGTCTCCAAACAGAACGCCAGGCACTTTGTCCCTGTCCCCGGCTCGAATCCCAGATGTTGATCCCATCGATGCAGCAGCTCACCTGCAGCTGTTAGGAGAGTCTTTGTCTCTGATTGGACATCGGCTACAGGAAACGGAG
- the hmgxb4a gene encoding HMG domain-containing protein 4a isoform X2, which produces MTSRRVYEEETMAFEEIKDVGMEGERGLVAGRSQREKRRSYKDLLREEEEIAAQVRKSSKKRPKDAELFMLGGDSHKKKKKHSDDYYYREHDGSGPPPHKKKHKSADRSPTLSSPSSSHPTDTAMGLLQAITSPLATGSDPSPHLHKKPSYPSFSSHSLKDRKRESSGGGSSGSKGSHSFSNSRPMSSSSSSSKKHSSSSSKSSLFHGGAPKEEPLTLREADGLKMKLIMSPEKEEGESFPFTPHSSKGGVKKEKDRERTQLSKSPKKKLQQQSREPLPVVGKEVEVEGHYGGGMGDESSSSGGELEAGELVIDDSYTHLSKKKKKSKKSKKKKDKEKDRDKDKSSKDKKHSKGFGDSSRSHSHSHPTVTHSAVGPMYAMGTPIPPHHHQGNDGVTEKKKKKEDKDRDKHEKDKDKPKKKNTTAYQVFCKEYRVNINAEQPGLVFGELSKKLAEVWKAMPEKDKLVWRQKAQYLQHKQNKAEATTVKHKTSSESKSKVVGTAAGMVSPNRTPGTLSLSPARIPDVDPIDAAAHLQLLGESLSLIGHRLQETEGMVAVSGSLSVLLDSILCALGPLTCLTAQIPQLNGCPRNVLSNTLDNIAYIMPGL; this is translated from the exons ATGACAAGTAGACGTGTATACGAAGAAGAAACCATGGCTTTTGAGGAGATCAAGG ACGTGGGGATGGAGGGAGAAAGGGGCCTTGTGGCCGGTCGTAgccagagagagaagaggaggtcATACAAGGATCTGttaagggaggaggaggagattgCTGCCCAGGTACGGAAGTCTTCCAAGAAGCGTCCAAAA GACGCAGAACTTTTTATGCTGGGAGGAGACtcacacaaaaagaagaagaagcataGTGATGACTACTATTACAGAG AGCACGATGGTTCAGGCCCACCTCCCCATAAAAAGAAGCACAAGTCTGCAGACCGCTCCCCGACTCTTTCTTCTCCCTCATCCTCCCACCCAACAGATACAGCGATGGGCCTCCTGCAAGCTATCACCTCTCCCCTGGCCACAGGTTCGGACCCCAGCCCTCACTTGCACAAGAAACCCTCCTACCCCTCCTTCTCCTCGCACTCTTTGAAGGACCGGAAACGCGAGAGCAGCGGTGGTGGCAGCAGCGGATCCAAAGGGAGCCACTCCTTCTCAAACTCCCGCCCCATGTCGTCATCGTCATCTTCTTCCAAGAAacactcctcctcttcctccaaaTCCTCTCTGTTTCACGGCGGGGCTCCCAAAGAAGAACCGCTGACGTTACGGGAGGCAGACGGGCTGAAGATGAAGCTCATCATGTCGCcagagaaggaggaaggagagagctTCCCATTCACGCCACACTCATCCAAAGGAGGTGTGAAGAAGGAAAAGGACAGAGAGCGGACACAGCTGTCAAAGTCACCAaagaagaagctgcagcagcaaagtAGAGAGCCACTGCCTGTAGTGGGGAAAGAGGTGGAGGTGGAAG gACATTATGGAGGTGGCATGGGAGATGAAAGCTCCTCATCTGGGGGAGAACTGGAGGCAGGTGAACTGGTTATAGACGATTCATATACGCActtgtcaaaaaagaaaaagaagagcaagaaaagcaaaaagaaaaaggacaaagagaaagacagagacaagGATAAAAGTTCAAAGGACAAGAAACACAGCAAAGGATTCGGAG acTCATCAAGAAGCCACAGTCACTCCCATCCCACTGTCACTCACAGTGCCGTTGGCCCAATGTACGCCATGGGCACGCCCATTCCTCCACACCACCACCAAGGCAACGACGGAgtgacagagaagaagaagaagaaagaagataaAGATCGGGATAAGCACGAGAAGGATAAAGATAAG CCCAAGAAGAAGAACACAACAGCATATCAGGTGTTTTGTAAGGAGTACAGGGTCAACATAAATGCAGAACAGCCGGGACTCG TGTTTGGTGAGCTGAGCAAAAAGTTGGCAGAGGTGTGGAAGGCCATGCCAGAGAAAGACAAACTA GTTTGGAGGCAGAAAGCTCAATatctgcagcacaaacagaacaaagcTGAGGCCACCACAGTCAAACACAAGACCTCCAGCGAGAGCAAAAGCAAAG ttgtaGGAACAGCAGCAGGGATGGTGTCTCCAAACAGAACGCCAGGCACTTTGTCCCTGTCCCCGGCTCGAATCCCAGATGTTGATCCCATCGATGCAGCAGCTCACCTGCAGCTGTTAGGAGAGTCTTTGTCTCTGATTGGACATCGGCTACAGGAAACGGAG